The Rhododendron vialii isolate Sample 1 chromosome 3a, ASM3025357v1 nucleotide sequence ttaaaaaaaagaaacatatcTACAGATACTAAAAAGATGCCAAGCAGCAAAATCTCGGCAGCAACCAAAGGGGAGATATGGTGCATTACTTTTCTTATCTTGAGTTCTATTGACCTAATTTCCACAGCAAATTTGGATCTTCTAAAACTACACCATAAGAACTAAGATGAGTAAACAAAATTCATCCGCAAATACATAGAGGCATCAGAAAGTCGAaggaaattttttcaaaagtgaCAAGAAAGGTGCATAATAATATTCCACACCAGGACCCTTCAGCTGGAAGATTTATCGGCAGAGTCATTCATGTCCAATCCTTTTGCTAGGAAAGAATGTCAACCACGGTATAACACCAATTAAAGCGTGGCATAAGAAGAGTGACTACCTTGAGCTCAATAACTTCAGCATTAACTTCTTCGAATGAAATTGTCTCATATTTATTCTGTTTCTCATCCTCATCAAATGTAAGAGTGGATGCTGCAAGAAGCATTGACTTGGACATGAGGAAAGTGACATGTAATGGATAAGAGACATTCTCAAACTACCAATATTTACAGCCTAAGTTATTTTATCCAAGAAAAACATATGTACTTTGAATGTCTGTCCAATAGTAGAGGAGCTAGTTAAATCAGTAAAGGACCTTTTTGAAAGAACTTGAAAATTTCAATCCATAGCTGAGGTTCTTTTGAGCCAGGAATTTCCACCTGATGGAAACTGCGAAGCTGCTTGGCAATTTCGGCAGCCAGCTTTGGCTTTCTCATGTCTGTCAATCAAACAAGATCCGTCAACACAACGTGGTCTTTAGTAAACTTCTTCAGGAATCCATTGTCATTTCAATAGAAAAACTCCTTGGTTACCAAAGGCCCCCAGTTGCAACTAAGGAAACACCTCCATACTTTTGTCAAATGATCAGGACATGCTAGATAGAGAGGAGATCAAGAGAACGATTTGCTAAAGCTTTAACATTGTAATTCTTGGTGAGATTGGGTGAAATTCACAATTTATCTCGCAAACTTCACAAATTGGAGAAAAATTATCATTTCGGCAAATAATGTATTGACAAGTGGCACCACGCTAGGTGGTGACGCATCTAGGTGGACGAAACAATATAAAAGCTACAAGCAAGTTAAAATCCCTCCACGGGGAATCGAAGTTGGTTTCCAATGCTACAAGTGAAGTAGTTTATAGTAGCAATCACTAGAGATTGTCATAGCAGCAATCACTAGAGATTATCATAGCAGCAATCAACTAGGGATTTTCTAgtgatttttttgatttctttctttcatacTTCTCTGAATTTTTAACTCCCATGATCAATCGATGGACAGGAGAATTGCGCAATGACGAGACCGCCTAACCTAAAGTAAAGCCTCTTCCCTCTATTGATGGCGAACCTTGATTGACTAACACTAGAAACTCATTCGAAGTATCAAAGGTCTTAAAGAACAAACAAGTAAACTACGCTCagcaaagaaaaaaacccaccaATTCATTCCTTAAGAATCCCAGCATGAATATTGTTCAAAGAATGCACTTCGTAAGGACTTACCGGATGGAGTTAGTGTGCGTGCATTTATAAATGATTGCACCATGCCATTTCCAAAAACTCCAAGCAACTTCGCACCAAATCCTGCAGCTGAGAGGTATCCAATAGCCTAAAAACAATAGGAGGTCAATAATTACAATCTGCGTCAAGCCATTGACAGGTTACATAACCTATCCTGCGTCAGAGGATAGGGGGTCATGGAAGTTTGCTGTGAAACGGTTGGGTTAAATAGAAGAACTCAGATACCATCTATATAAATGTCAAACGGAAGAGTTTGTCTTAGCAAACAAACAAGAACACCCAAAGAACAAAGGAAAGCTCAAATTTGATATCATGGATAATCCATAACCAACTACTTAAAAATAACAATCAATAGGAAGTCACCTGCAATTCCCGTTCCCGATCGATGACATATTCGGTATTAGGTCCATACAATctaactgtcatactcactacATTTCCATTTGCTTCCCTAACTGATACCTTCAATACTGCATGGATGAAAGGTAATTTGCTTCCTTAGACTGGGCTTGAAGAAGAGAAGATAGATAAGAAAGCAAGAAAGTTGCCATATCTAACAATGTTTGCATAGATTTATATTATCATTATGCACCCATGAGTTGGCTAGGGGGGAAAGTGAATAAAATAACTAAATGAATGACGGAAATAATACAACCAAAAGAATACGCACAAAGGTTTGTGATGCCACCGGAAATAGTCTCAACAGAGAAGTGAGAATTGTCCAATTTTGACCATTTCTTGAAGAGATCTTTGCATAGCCCTCTGTATGTAGTAAGATGTTGACAAAAAATCAGGCGAAATAAGGGGGCAAACACAAAAAACTAAAGAGAAGATTACTTAAGAACTAGTTTTCCATGTTAGGCCACTTTGAAACCGGATGAAGTAgaaaaaggaaatgattttAGCATTTCGCACTCCTCCTGTGAGAGGCTAAAAAGACCAGAAATCAAAGAGTTGAAAGCTAAACATGAAGTGCTAAAATTACTTCCCAACTGAAAACTAAATAAATTTCGCAAGACTTACTCGCCAAAAAATTGAGTGACACAAAATATAAGACATCAACTCAGTCATTTCCCAAAATTTTCTTAAACTATGTTTGATTTCCTCGATGAATGTTGTCCTCTACTCATATTATGGTTGATTTTCCTAAAAATGTGAGtttttctctgatttttcttCTGTCTTTGTTTGTGCTttccgatgctctggactaagAATGAAGCAtagtaatgtgcacataaattgatttgggtctctaggcctgccctctctgatgcctttCGGCTTTGATTGGAGGCATGGTTCCGCAGTAAAACGTCTCGTTCATGGAGTAAAACATCCctttagctcctcggttcttggaggtataggggCTACTGTTTTAGTGttacttagagcatccgcaatgtaataatcaaaagtgaataatcaaaacttgccacgtcagcttttgattattcatttagagggttgctaaagttagcaatgtgaggttccacattgttacttttgattattcaaatgtccaaatttgattattggttaggaggttgctaactttgattataacaatgtgagcacttttttaagcacacattgctaactttggcaatcttttaattttgattattacattgcggatgctcttagagagcatccactttgtgcatatatagCCAAATGTTGGTCTGTCTCCAAttctcccccgcccataccgcTAATGATTGGAGACTAGGtgggttctgttattgttgttattTTCTTCTGTCTTTGGACAATCATTTCGTCTGATGGTTTGCTACAACGGTAAAACTATCTTGTAGCATTTTTTGAAGCAGCACCTATTTGGTCGCCTTCTAAAGAATAAGAGCCAAAGAGGTAAGAAAAAGACAACAAGATTCCTTCGAAAAAACGAATATAGGCAGTTTAGCCAACCCAAACATAGCATTGGAATATGTCATAAGACATTCGACTCCATTTTCAGTTCTCTATTTCCTAAGATTCTCCGCAACCGAAAATTTTATTCTGTTTGCAGAATAAAAAAGATCGAACCCATATTCGTCGATATACTCATTTATGCATTACTTATATCTGCGTATGCGTGTATACCTACATATAcagatatgtgtgtgtgtatagagagagagagagagagagagagagagagaggaaacaaacATGAGGCGAGGTGACATTTcgggaagagggagagagtggTCAACGGTGAGAGAAGACGAGTGGATTGCCGAGCTACCGTTCTCTCGAGCTCCCTCGGCAACTTCCATGGCGTTCCAGATGTTCACTgctcccattctctctctctctctctctctctctctctctctctctctagactctgCAAATTCAAATGCTGAGATTGGGAAGCGTTTGGGGGAAACCATAACTGCCGGGAAGTTCTTTTTATTAGATTAGACAAAGCCAAGTTTCAGTTGGGCGGATTTGCACGTCTAATATACTGAAATTACAAGCGTGCCCCCTTTGTTTAGTTTTAAGCCGACAAGATAAGCAAACTTACTTTTAGACAACTGGGCCAATAAACATTGTGTGGTgcacggttttttttttttgaataatagtAAAAAATTACCTTAGTCAATGCAAACGTGTTTCCTTTTTTCAAATTGATAGAAAAAtgtttttataactcaagtgtccggaCTCCGGGCCCGCCTACGCTCACGTCGATTAATTCTAGAGATCAATCTCACtactttcaaataaaatcatATCAAAATTCTGTATGAATTGGCTCCAAAGGACTTAATAGCACCTTAAGATGTTTCGGACCGGAGATCTTGAGAGGAAATAAGCCTCTTAAATTTACGAGACTCTGAGAAAAATGTTGCCATCGTATAATTATTGAGTCAAAAATTCTAAAGAAAATAGTAATTGATGATGCAAACAGAAAGGGCTCACATTTATCTTACaccagaaaaaaacaaaaacaaaagaagaaatcaTTAGAAAGAAGATGAGGGAATCAGCTCTCCGGTCCCTTCATTGCAACAAAATTGAAACCCATttctcttacaaatatatttcaaaattgCATCAACCGGTATCCGATCAACCTAATTTTTGACATGATTAATTGATAGTTTCGACAAACTCTAAATCGTCAATGGTTTGTCAAAATAAGCTCAGGAATGGCTCACAAGTGGACTAGGACGGTTCAAATATGAACAGCAGAGAATCCTCTGCCTAGAAAATCTATCCAAGATCGTGACCGACATCCAACAAATTATTGGTACGTGATGTGTGACTGATATCTAAAACGTGATATTTCGGATTGGTCAAActcttacttttcttttttatgaggTAGTCTGAAAAAAAGGCTATGGAATtgtcaaaggaaaagaaaattactacTCCGCATAAGAAATCTTGATAAATCTGCAGAAATG carries:
- the LOC131320222 gene encoding probable ethanolamine kinase — encoded protein: MVSPKRFPISAFEFAESRERERERERERERMGAVNIWNAMEVAEGARENGSSAIHSSSLTVDHSLPLPEMSPRLIGLCKDLFKKWSKLDNSHFSVETISGGITNLLLKVSVREANGNVVSMTVRLYGPNTEYVIDRERELQAIGYLSAAGFGAKLLGVFGNGMVQSFINARTLTPSDMRKPKLAAEIAKQLRSFHQVEIPGSKEPQLWIEIFKFFQKASTLTFDEDEKQNKYETISFEEVNAEVIELKELTGRLDSPVVFAHNDLLSGNLMFNDEEEKLYFIDFEYGSYNYKGFDIGNHFNEYAGYDCDYSLYPSRDEQYHFFRHYLEPEKPLEVSDKHLEALYVETNTYRLASHLYWAVWALIQAKMSPIDFDYLSYFFLRYNEYKKQKENCFSLAQYFLSRSRTG